A window of Fibrobacterota bacterium contains these coding sequences:
- a CDS encoding HAD family hydrolase, which translates to MADLVFLFDVDNTLLDNDRVIADMKAYLKGEVGARHAGRYWEIFERLRSNLGYADYLGALQR; encoded by the coding sequence ATGGCCGATCTCGTTTTCCTATTCGACGTAGACAATACCTTACTCGATAATGATCGCGTCATCGCGGACATGAAGGCATACCTCAAAGGCGAGGTGGGGGCCAGGCATGCGGGGCGCTATTGGGAGATCTTCGAACGTCTCCGCTCCAATCTCGGTTACGCGGACTATCTCGGGGCCTTGCAACG
- a CDS encoding YncE family protein, producing MSTLSGAAPGPAYTIANKFHLPGDGRWDFLAADPASGRVFVSHGDQTQVMDERTGALLGAVPDTKGVHGIALAPELGKGYISGGKDTAITVFDLKSLATLRKVKATGINPDAILFDPASKRVFAFNGKTKNATVLDAVTDSVVATLALNGKPEVAVADGKGRIFLNLEDAGKLAVLDAKSAKVLETWSLAPGEEPSGLAMDTAAGRLFSVCSNKMMIVLDAATGRRVATVPIGTGVDGVAYDPDSKRIFASNGEGTLTIVQAADKDHYSVLQTLPTQKGARTIALDPKTHHLFLSTAGFGPAPAATPDNPKARPPLLPDSFVIFDIAPAT from the coding sequence TTGTCGACGTTGTCGGGCGCCGCGCCCGGTCCGGCTTACACAATCGCGAATAAGTTTCATCTGCCCGGCGATGGAAGATGGGATTTCCTGGCTGCCGATCCGGCCTCGGGCCGCGTCTTCGTTTCCCATGGCGACCAGACCCAGGTGATGGACGAACGCACCGGAGCCTTGCTGGGCGCTGTTCCGGACACCAAGGGCGTTCATGGCATCGCCCTCGCTCCCGAATTGGGGAAGGGATATATCAGCGGCGGGAAGGATACCGCGATCACCGTATTCGATCTCAAGTCCCTCGCGACTTTGCGCAAGGTTAAGGCTACCGGGATCAACCCGGACGCGATCCTGTTCGATCCTGCCTCCAAGCGCGTATTCGCTTTCAACGGGAAAACCAAAAATGCCACCGTCCTCGATGCGGTAACGGACAGCGTAGTGGCGACCCTCGCCTTGAACGGCAAGCCTGAAGTGGCCGTGGCCGATGGCAAGGGACGCATATTCCTGAACCTTGAGGATGCGGGGAAGCTCGCGGTACTGGACGCGAAGTCGGCCAAGGTCCTCGAGACCTGGTCGCTGGCTCCCGGCGAGGAGCCCAGCGGTTTGGCCATGGATACGGCGGCGGGAAGGCTGTTCAGCGTATGTTCCAACAAGATGATGATTGTGCTCGATGCCGCAACCGGCCGGCGGGTGGCAACGGTGCCCATCGGAACCGGCGTCGACGGGGTCGCCTACGATCCGGACTCGAAACGCATCTTCGCTTCCAACGGCGAAGGGACGCTGACCATTGTGCAGGCGGCGGACAAGGATCATTATTCCGTGCTACAAACGCTTCCGACCCAGAAAGGCGCCAGGACCATCGCTTTGGATCCGAAGACGCATCATTTGTTCCTATCCACCGCCGGATTCGGCCCCGCGCCCGCCGCTACGCCCGACAATCCCAAGGCGCGTCCGCCGTTGCTCCCCGACAGCTTCGTCATTTTCGACATCGCACCTGCGACTTAA